One Odocoileus virginianus isolate 20LAN1187 ecotype Illinois chromosome 6, Ovbor_1.2, whole genome shotgun sequence DNA segment encodes these proteins:
- the ARF6 gene encoding ADP-ribosylation factor 6, with amino-acid sequence MGKVLSKIFGNKEMRILMLGLDAAGKTTILYKLKLGQSVTTIPTVGFNVETVTYKNVKFNVWDVGGQDKIRPLWRHYYTGTQGLIFVVDCADRDRIDEARQELHRIINDREMRDAIILIFANKQDLPDAMKPHEIQEKLGLTRIRDRNWYVQPSCATSGDGLYEGLTWLTSNYKS; translated from the coding sequence ATGGGGAAGGTGCTATCTAAGATCTTCGGGAACAAGGAAATGCGGATCCTCATGTTGGGCCTGGACGCAGCCGGCAAGACAACCATCCTGTATAAGTTGAAGCTGGGCCAGTCGGTGACCACCATCCCCACTGTGGGTTTCAACGTGGAGACGGTGACTTACAAAAACGTCAAGTTCAACGTATGGGATGTGGGCGGCCAGGACAAGATCCGGCCGCTCTGGCGGCATTACTACACCGGGACCCAGGGTCTGATCTTCGTAGTGGACTGCGCCGACCGCGACCGCATCGACGAGGCCCGCCAGGAGCTGCACCGCATTATCAATGACCGGGAGATGAGGGACGCCATAATCCTCATCTTCGCCAACAAGCAGGACCTCCCCGATGCCATGAAACCCCACGAGATCCAGGAGAAACTGGGCCTGACCCGGATTCGGGACAGGAACTGGTATGTGCAGCCCTCCTGTGCCACCTCGGGGGACGGACTCTATGAGGGGCTCACATGGTTAACCTCTAACTACAAATCCTAA